The Thermincola ferriacetica genome has a segment encoding these proteins:
- a CDS encoding copper amine oxidase N-terminal domain-containing protein: protein MKRAFVFILPFLAIVFNISFAWAQTTIKVNVNGEPVSFPDAQPYLNACNHILVPVRFVGKFLGAHVNWDGNDKKVTIQRGCTTIILKIGENKAVVNSETLFLETAATLHNGRTMVPLRFICETLGAGVDWKAQTKTAKVLVNNGYNIPDKTDLTYEIPPAENPEQTDIGILISLEKDLDKQLADVQAILSSKFPPEKVREIVDYLSLKTGPAKDLPIQRWRIGEYIITAGPGADTSLIKVTVTKLKK from the coding sequence ATGAAAAGGGCTTTTGTATTTATATTACCTTTCCTGGCCATTGTATTTAATATTTCTTTTGCCTGGGCACAAACAACTATAAAGGTCAACGTAAACGGTGAGCCTGTTTCTTTCCCCGATGCTCAGCCTTATCTTAACGCCTGCAACCATATATTGGTCCCGGTCCGTTTTGTAGGTAAATTCCTGGGTGCACACGTAAATTGGGACGGTAACGACAAGAAAGTCACCATCCAACGGGGATGCACAACAATCATCTTGAAAATTGGCGAAAATAAAGCAGTGGTCAATAGTGAAACTTTGTTTTTGGAGACTGCGGCCACCTTGCATAATGGGAGAACTATGGTTCCCCTGCGCTTCATTTGTGAAACTCTAGGCGCCGGGGTGGACTGGAAAGCACAAACCAAAACAGCGAAAGTACTTGTCAATAACGGTTATAACATACCTGATAAAACAGATTTAACCTACGAAATTCCGCCGGCGGAAAATCCGGAGCAGACTGATATCGGCATTTTGATTTCTTTAGAAAAAGACCTGGACAAACAGTTGGCAGATGTCCAGGCCATATTAAGCAGCAAGTTTCCGCCGGAAAAAGTCCGGGAAATAGTTGATTATTTGTCCCTAAAAACCGGCCCTGCCAAAGACCTCCCAATACAGAGGTGGAGAATTGGCGAGTACATCATCACCGCCGGGCCCGGCGCGGATACAA
- a CDS encoding type II secretion system F family protein, translated as MISIIPALFIFFWVIMAGSLLLDRKKSTVRRQLNLVHYFGYSQVSDQAKDAGWNITTKEFLAIVLFAIGIGLVLALIFKNPLIIVAGVVAGYYLPRFIVQRYKKRERMTLMVAIPDFARILIAHLVDHHSIVKAFEMTQKDCFEPMKTLAQEFVKDVGVGIGVQLALENLKVKVSYRKFNTFIETLLLAHQEGYSTEALAAMKKAVESIESDIKAIEALQITTRKKKRELFSVVIASWLFPVVLSFMNTDNTNIFLDTFSGKVLIFLYIISTMVVLIKGEDYLSLKLEEL; from the coding sequence ATGATATCTATTATACCGGCCCTATTCATTTTCTTTTGGGTTATCATGGCCGGCTCACTGCTGTTAGACCGCAAGAAAAGTACTGTTCGACGCCAACTGAACCTTGTGCACTATTTCGGTTACAGCCAGGTCAGCGATCAGGCTAAGGATGCAGGTTGGAACATTACCACAAAAGAATTTTTGGCTATCGTGTTGTTCGCTATAGGTATCGGTCTGGTTTTAGCATTAATCTTTAAAAACCCTTTGATAATTGTTGCCGGGGTTGTAGCCGGATACTATCTGCCGCGCTTTATCGTGCAGCGTTACAAAAAACGCGAAAGAATGACCCTGATGGTTGCCATACCGGATTTTGCGCGAATCTTGATTGCGCATTTGGTAGACCACCACAGCATAGTAAAAGCTTTTGAAATGACCCAAAAAGATTGCTTTGAGCCGATGAAAACCCTGGCCCAAGAATTTGTCAAAGACGTTGGTGTGGGCATAGGTGTTCAGCTAGCTTTGGAAAATTTAAAAGTCAAGGTGTCTTACCGTAAATTTAACACTTTTATTGAAACACTCTTGTTAGCACACCAGGAGGGTTACTCTACCGAAGCCCTGGCAGCGATGAAAAAAGCGGTAGAGTCCATCGAAAGCGATATTAAGGCTATTGAAGCCCTGCAAATAACTACCAGGAAGAAAAAACGGGAACTGTTCTCGGTAGTAATCGCATCCTGGCTCTTCCCGGTAGTCCTTTCCTTTATGAACACAGATAACACAAACATTTTTTTAGACACTTTTTCCGGCAAGGTCCTGATTTTTTTATACATAATTTCAACCATGGTTGTGTTGATTAAGGGAGAAGACTACCTCAGCCTGAAACTTGAAGAACTATAG
- a CDS encoding TetR/AcrR family transcriptional regulator produces MPRQTFFNLPEDKRKKIIDIALDEFAGRPYSKASLSRIVARAGIAKGSMYQYFEDKKDLFMYLLELAAGEKLAYIEQEVDPGADFFTAFEQSMLAGIRFNLDHPKLSRVIANAMDSTGEEALHDFIVKGRKMTLEYFSQMVRRGQEQGSIRKDIDIKLASYMVSSMLSQGLTEYILDILGGSAVDDLLKKPELAERLNEEQIKGIIDETMKLLRNGLQP; encoded by the coding sequence ATGCCGAGACAGACCTTTTTTAATCTGCCTGAAGATAAACGAAAAAAAATTATAGATATTGCTCTTGATGAGTTTGCCGGCCGGCCTTACAGCAAAGCCTCCCTGTCCAGGATTGTGGCCAGGGCGGGGATTGCCAAGGGCAGCATGTACCAGTACTTTGAGGATAAAAAGGACCTCTTTATGTACCTGCTCGAGTTAGCGGCCGGGGAGAAACTGGCTTATATTGAGCAGGAAGTTGATCCCGGTGCGGATTTTTTTACCGCCTTTGAACAGTCCATGCTGGCCGGTATCCGTTTTAACCTTGACCACCCAAAACTGAGCCGGGTTATTGCCAATGCCATGGATTCTACCGGGGAAGAAGCGCTGCACGATTTTATCGTCAAGGGCAGGAAGATGACCCTTGAATATTTCAGCCAAATGGTCAGGCGAGGTCAGGAACAGGGTAGCATCAGGAAAGATATAGATATTAAGCTTGCTTCCTATATGGTTTCTTCTATGCTGTCCCAGGGACTAACGGAATATATTCTGGATATCCTCGGGGGCAGCGCCGTGGATGATCTTCTTAAGAAGCCTGAACTGGCAGAGAGGCTCAACGAGGAACAAATAAAAGGTATTATTGACGAAACAATGAAGCTGCTGCGTAACGGGTTGCAACCTTAG
- a CDS encoding DUF4320 family protein — MFALWHDQKGESMLTLPVLILIVCMVLYMGVDIFGIYVTNQKLRTVVSETLTVMKMYNGWDERAEAFYNDMLTKVGLDPTRVKIDERTLTDENINRGDMVTLEISTTYKVRSLKPLNKEIIVPIRVRLSGVAQMFKQPGG; from the coding sequence ATGTTTGCGCTGTGGCATGACCAAAAGGGAGAAAGTATGCTTACTCTCCCCGTTCTAATTCTGATAGTATGTATGGTCCTGTATATGGGCGTAGATATTTTCGGCATTTATGTAACCAACCAAAAACTGCGGACCGTCGTCTCAGAAACTTTAACGGTAATGAAAATGTACAACGGTTGGGATGAAAGGGCCGAAGCCTTTTACAACGATATGTTAACAAAGGTAGGCCTGGACCCAACCAGGGTTAAAATAGATGAACGGACATTGACAGACGAAAACATCAACAGGGGCGATATGGTTACTCTGGAAATTTCCACAACTTACAAAGTACGTTCACTGAAACCTTTGAATAAAGAAATTATTGTACCCATCCGAGTAAGGTTATCAGGTGTCGCGCAGATGTTTAAGCAACCGGGGGGATAA
- a CDS encoding ABC transporter ATP-binding protein has product MEIVIKTKNLHKTFFNGEVPVHALKGINLDINEGEFVVILGPSGSGKSTLLNILGGMDAPTEGEIYYRGIPLHNMGKKELTMFRRNAVGFIFQFYNLIPNLTAYENVALAAEIAVNPLDPAKVLAEMGLADRKNHFPSQLSGGQQQRVAIARAIAKNPDILLCDEPTGALDYETGKQVLDTLRNFNRVMGKTVLVITHNAAIGKMADRVIYIKDGRVDKVEVNANPVTAGEVSW; this is encoded by the coding sequence ATGGAAATAGTTATTAAAACGAAAAACCTGCATAAAACCTTCTTTAACGGTGAGGTGCCTGTCCATGCCCTCAAGGGAATTAACCTGGACATTAACGAGGGAGAGTTTGTGGTTATCCTGGGGCCCAGCGGTTCCGGCAAGAGTACGCTCCTGAATATTCTTGGTGGGATGGATGCTCCCACCGAAGGAGAGATTTACTATCGGGGTATCCCGCTGCATAATATGGGCAAAAAAGAACTGACCATGTTCAGGCGGAATGCTGTAGGCTTTATTTTTCAGTTCTACAACCTGATACCCAATCTGACAGCTTATGAAAATGTGGCCCTGGCGGCGGAAATAGCCGTTAACCCCTTAGACCCCGCCAAAGTTCTTGCCGAAATGGGGCTGGCCGACAGAAAAAATCATTTTCCGTCCCAGTTATCGGGCGGGCAACAACAGCGTGTTGCTATAGCCCGGGCTATTGCGAAAAACCCGGATATTTTACTCTGCGACGAACCTACCGGAGCTTTGGACTACGAAACAGGGAAGCAGGTGTTAGATACGTTAAGAAACTTCAATCGGGTGATGGGCAAGACTGTTTTGGTCATTACCCACAATGCCGCCATAGGAAAAATGGCCGACCGGGTTATATACATCAAGGACGGCCGGGTGGATAAGGTAGAGGTTAATGCCAACCCCGTAACTGCCGGCGAGGTGAGCTGGTAA
- the cpaB gene encoding Flp pilus assembly protein CpaB encodes MKKWLKITFVLITGLLLAVTTFILNKSYIAQHTDLKPVVVAKETVTPYNPITKYELVKKVRSSIPEDAVTDPKYLEKKKWYAGKLGIGAGDIIRKSRIVDEDSNPFGKAISLTDNKVLVGVETNLVKSAGANIKPGVKVNALVFKPANDRSEQDTVITPNENPLLGNILVKQVLNSQATNVAGKGKEAMPTVAVLETTVPVAKLLVLYQETGKIYLAPVGVDIKTASKIAEHKQTNGAPVSKPVPKPNTSPAAGPSRPTAPQVSAPVQKTIPAAAQTNDVASTGPRTRPR; translated from the coding sequence TTGAAAAAATGGCTTAAAATAACCTTCGTCCTGATTACCGGCCTGCTGCTGGCCGTCACCACCTTCATATTAAACAAATCATATATAGCCCAACACACCGATTTAAAGCCCGTTGTTGTGGCAAAAGAAACAGTTACTCCCTATAACCCAATTACCAAATATGAACTGGTCAAAAAAGTCAGGTCTTCTATCCCCGAAGATGCAGTAACAGATCCGAAATACCTGGAAAAGAAAAAATGGTATGCCGGAAAATTGGGTATCGGCGCGGGAGATATCATCAGGAAATCCAGAATTGTCGATGAAGACAGCAATCCCTTCGGCAAAGCCATTTCTTTGACAGATAATAAAGTTCTGGTGGGGGTAGAAACAAATCTTGTCAAGTCAGCGGGCGCCAACATAAAACCTGGTGTAAAGGTAAATGCATTGGTGTTTAAACCGGCCAACGACCGGAGCGAACAGGATACAGTCATCACTCCCAACGAAAATCCGCTTCTGGGCAATATCTTAGTTAAACAGGTATTAAATTCCCAGGCCACCAATGTCGCTGGAAAAGGAAAAGAGGCTATGCCAACAGTAGCCGTTTTAGAAACAACTGTTCCCGTTGCGAAATTATTGGTGCTGTATCAAGAAACCGGTAAAATTTATCTGGCTCCCGTCGGTGTCGACATAAAAACAGCCTCTAAAATAGCTGAACATAAGCAAACTAATGGCGCACCGGTATCCAAGCCGGTCCCTAAACCCAATACCAGTCCTGCCGCAGGACCGTCCAGACCCACCGCGCCGCAGGTTTCGGCACCGGTCCAAAAAACAATTCCTGCGGCAGCTCAAACAAATGATGTTGCTTCCACCGGGCCCCGAACCAGGCCCCGTTAG
- a CDS encoding CpaF family protein yields the protein MTVTLFRPYEHRTVAQPVIEEAVISATEKIYKIAEQVRFYLRERHSHLFAKSLMSRECRAELLLIIADYIKENADLHIPGLSLEKQIQTLQNEIVHLGPIQDALDDPTVSNIEINGPYDIYLEVNGEEVYRPDLAFQDEDHLYRVIDKMLLPMGKSLTANEPHVDSQFEGFRICAVLGKDRGGICSDGPAVSIRKFSPDILSDEYLIETGTLNEEIIEFFKDAVPGGSNIIIGGSTNSGKTTTLIRLPLYLDKHERIITIEDSPEMMLRQKHAYKEYRNIVALETKPHEKPSRRYDIAKLTGVSLRMRPFKIIIGEVRFSEAARQAHEAMNTGHALYMTIHCSSARHAAIRIVQLAGDGYNDDVIAAQLADNVDLIFFQQKIKSQRIITEIVELIGYEGAKKPIVNPIFRWRKTGEKDGKVLGCHERVGRISASLAEKWRNNLIPEERIRKWQTLPGTGGEGQ from the coding sequence ATGACAGTTACATTGTTCAGGCCTTACGAACACAGAACGGTCGCTCAACCGGTTATAGAGGAAGCGGTTATCTCCGCAACGGAAAAAATCTATAAAATAGCGGAACAGGTCAGGTTTTACCTGCGAGAACGTCATTCCCACCTGTTTGCCAAGTCTCTGATGTCCAGGGAATGCCGGGCTGAGCTGCTGCTTATTATCGCTGACTATATCAAGGAAAACGCCGATTTACACATTCCCGGCCTCTCGCTGGAAAAACAGATTCAAACGCTGCAGAACGAGATAGTGCATCTGGGGCCAATACAGGATGCTCTGGATGACCCTACTGTTTCCAACATTGAGATCAACGGACCTTACGATATATACCTGGAAGTAAACGGAGAAGAGGTCTACCGCCCGGACCTGGCTTTCCAGGATGAAGACCACCTTTACCGGGTAATTGACAAAATGCTGCTGCCTATGGGCAAAAGCCTTACCGCCAACGAACCTCATGTGGATTCCCAGTTTGAAGGGTTCAGAATCTGTGCAGTTCTTGGCAAGGACCGGGGCGGCATATGCAGTGACGGCCCGGCTGTTTCTATACGCAAGTTTTCTCCGGATATCCTGAGCGACGAGTACCTGATCGAAACAGGCACCCTCAATGAGGAAATTATTGAGTTTTTTAAAGATGCCGTTCCGGGAGGTTCCAACATTATCATCGGCGGTTCAACCAACTCAGGAAAAACTACTACCCTGATCAGGCTTCCCCTCTACCTGGACAAGCATGAACGGATTATCACCATAGAGGACTCCCCGGAAATGATGCTCCGGCAAAAACATGCCTATAAAGAATACAGAAACATCGTGGCGCTGGAAACAAAACCCCATGAAAAACCATCTCGCAGATATGACATCGCCAAATTAACGGGCGTCAGTCTCCGCATGCGCCCTTTTAAAATTATCATCGGCGAAGTGCGTTTCAGTGAAGCGGCAAGACAGGCTCATGAAGCCATGAACACCGGGCATGCCCTCTATATGACTATTCACTGCAGTTCAGCCAGGCATGCCGCCATCCGGATTGTGCAACTGGCCGGCGACGGATATAACGACGACGTTATTGCCGCCCAATTAGCTGACAACGTGGACTTAATCTTCTTCCAGCAAAAAATTAAATCCCAACGCATTATTACCGAAATTGTAGAACTCATAGGCTATGAAGGAGCTAAAAAACCCATCGTCAACCCCATCTTCCGGTGGAGAAAAACGGGCGAAAAGGACGGCAAGGTATTAGGTTGCCATGAACGGGTAGGTAGAATATCCGCTTCCTTGGCAGAAAAATGGCGCAACAACCTTATTCCTGAAGAGCGCATCAGGAAATGGCAAACCCTTCCCGGTACAGGAGGTGAAGGTCAATGA
- a CDS encoding phosphatase PAP2 family protein, producing the protein MAQVKGNLVSFLLMLSIPIINVSYVILNNPGRGVHSMVTVADRWIPFVKVFVLPYLGWYIFIFILLCYFCFKDRQTYYTTLIALNMTLLLSYLIFYFYQTTVPRPELVGADILTRLMAFVYSKDQPYNCFPSIHVSTSYLMVKALRVSPLRNRINSVAVRIIAGIIILSTLFVKQHVILDVLGGILLADIIFDVVYNYNFAAKAAAWGKRTYAQLVRKLDLEID; encoded by the coding sequence ATGGCGCAAGTTAAGGGAAATCTGGTATCATTCCTGTTAATGCTCTCAATCCCAATAATCAATGTGTCCTATGTTATCCTCAACAACCCTGGCCGGGGTGTACACAGCATGGTAACGGTAGCGGACAGGTGGATACCCTTTGTAAAGGTTTTTGTGCTGCCATATCTGGGCTGGTACATATTCATTTTTATCCTACTATGCTATTTTTGCTTTAAAGACAGGCAAACTTACTATACTACATTAATTGCCTTGAACATGACCCTCTTGCTGAGTTACCTGATATTTTATTTCTACCAGACTACTGTTCCCAGGCCTGAATTGGTGGGAGCCGATATCCTGACCAGGTTGATGGCTTTTGTATACAGTAAGGACCAACCATATAACTGTTTTCCCAGTATTCACGTCTCGACAAGCTACCTGATGGTGAAAGCCTTACGGGTCAGCCCGTTAAGAAACAGAATTAACAGCGTGGCAGTACGGATTATTGCCGGTATAATTATTCTGTCGACTTTATTTGTGAAGCAGCATGTCATTTTGGATGTCCTGGGGGGTATTCTCCTGGCAGATATTATCTTTGACGTGGTCTATAATTATAATTTTGCGGCGAAAGCTGCTGCCTGGGGAAAGAGAACATATGCCCAGTTAGTCAGAAAGCTTGACTTGGAAATTGATTAA